The Sebastes umbrosus isolate fSebUmb1 chromosome 23, fSebUmb1.pri, whole genome shotgun sequence genome contains a region encoding:
- the pah gene encoding phenylalanine-4-hydroxylase — MDAAYKRVNGNSGPEAETGDEDTGRRRRGSMYLEEETSKKSEVISCIFSLKEEVGALARGLRLFEEKGINLTHIESRPSRTNSGLYEFFISVDSTCSQALDEVIDSLRTQISGHVHELSRNKQKDTVPWFPNDIQDLDRFANQILSYGSELDSDHPGFTDPVYRTRRKEFADIAYNYRHGQIIPRVEYTEDEKATWGTVFKELKTLYPTHACREHNRVFPLLEKYCGYRQDNVPQLEDVSRFLQSCTGFRLRPVAGLLSSRDFLAGLAFRVFHSTQYIRHGSEPTYTPEPDICHELLGHVPLFADSSFAQFSQEIGLASLGAPDEFIEKLATVYWFTVEFGLCKQGSEVKAYGAGLLSSFGELQYCLTDEPTIQSFDPAKTSLQKYPITEYQPVYFVAESFEDAKEKVRKFAGTIPRPFTVRYNPYTQSIEVLDNTQQLRNLADSIGSEMGKLCEALRKLD, encoded by the exons ATGGACGCAGCTTACAAGAGGGTCAATGGAAACTCTGGGCCAGAGGCAGAGACAGGGGACGAGGACACAGGG CGAAGGAGAAGGGGCTCCATGTACCTGGAGGAGGAGACCAGCAAGAAGTCCGAAGTGATCTCCTGCATCTTCTCTCTGAAGGAGGAGGTCGGAGCTTTGGCCAGAGGTCTGCGACTCTTTGAG GAGAAGGGCATCAACCTGACGCACATCGAGTCCCGTCCGTCGCGGACGAACAGCGGCCTGTACGAGTTCTTCATCAGCGTGGACTCCACCTGCTCCCAGGCCCTGGATGAGGTCATCGACAGCCTGCGTACACAAATCAGTGGCCACGTCCATGAGCTGTCACGCAACAAACAGAAGGACACAG TGCCATGGTTCCCCAACGACATCCAGGACTTGGACCGCTTCGCCAACCAGATCCTCAGTTATGGCTCCGAGCTGGACTCTGATCATCCG ggctTCACAGATCCAGTGTACAGAACACGCAGGAAGGAGTTTGCTGACATCGCCTACAACTACAGACA TGGCCAAATCATCCCTCGAGTGGAGTACACAGAGGACGAGAAGGCAACATGGGGGACGGTGTTCAAGGAGCTGAAGACTCTGTACCCGACTCACGCCTGCCGCGAACACAACCGAGTCTTCCCCCTGCTGGAGAAATACTGCGGCTACAGGCAGGACAACGTCCCACAGCTGGAGGACGTCTCCCGCTTCCTGCAGT CGTGCACAGGCTTCCGGCTTCGCCCGGTGGCCGGCCTGCTCTCGTCCCGAGACTTCCTGGCTGGACTCGCCTTCCGTGTCTTCCATTCCACGCAGTACATCCGTCACGGCTCCGAGCCCACATACACACCCGAGCC GGATATCTGCCATGAGCTCCTGGGACACGTTCCTCTGTTTGCTGACTCCAGTTTCGCCCAATTCTCACAG GAAATTGGACTTGCCTCCCTCGGTGCCCCTGATGAGTTCATTGAGAAACTTGCCACT GTGTATTGGTTCACGGTGGAGTTTGGCCTGTGTAAGCAGGGCTCGGAGGTCAAAGCTTACGGAGCTGGCTTGCTTTCATCGTTTGGAGAGCTGCAG tacTGCTTGACAGACGAGCCCACTATCCAGTCCTTCGACCCCGCCAAGACCAGCCTCCAGAAATACCCGATCACAGAGTACCAGCCTGTTTACTTTGTGGCTGAGAGCTTTGAGGATGCCAAAGAGAAAGTGAG GAAGTTTGCAGGCACCATCCCGAGGCCTTTCACAGTGCGCTACAACCCCTACACCCAGAGTATCGAAGTGCTGGACAACACCCAGCAGCTCAGGAACCTGGCTGACAGCATTGGTA GTGAAATGGGGAAACTGTGCGAAGCTCTGCGGAAACTGGACTAA